The proteins below come from a single Rosa rugosa chromosome 2, drRosRugo1.1, whole genome shotgun sequence genomic window:
- the LOC133730753 gene encoding uncharacterized protein LOC133730753 yields the protein MARSQSLNDGTVKVHSSIALLQERFRQLQRAKEMREERELLRQLIAESAERGNQTQAAPHFEQKGLVFQSEMTGSQRQPQPQASMYLQPSYLQSKQNYQAVMRRPSKLDDSDVDTSLHL from the coding sequence ATGGCTAGATCACAGAGCCTTAATGATGGGACTGTTAAAGTTCATTCTTCCATTGCCTTGTTGCAGGAGAGGTTTAGGCAACTGCAGAGAGCGAAGGAGatgagggaggagagagagctctTGAGGCAGCTCATAGCCGAATCTGCTGAGAGGGGTAATCAAACTCAAGCCGCCCCACATTTTGAGCAGAAGGGCTTGGTGTTTCAATCTGAAATGACAGGTTCTCAGCGTCAGCCACAACCCCAAGCCTCAATGTACCTCCAACCCAGTTACTTGCAGAGCAAGCAAAATTATCAAGCCGTCATGCGCAGACCAAGCAAACTTGATGATTCGGATGTGGACACTTCTCTTCACCTTTGA